One window from the genome of Cryobacterium sp. GrIS_2_6 encodes:
- a CDS encoding DUF1524 domain-containing protein: MTPAPQKPATLEAKIRRFVGSLSIRSRVIGGVAGVLLVTLVAGGVAAATRPDGGRLADTSATSSSSTLTSSSSIVKATATATPAAAVFTDESPADPASVTAASDAATVAITDTSATNAIAVTLLATLAVKGKAPKTGYDRVGDFGTAWLDVDRNGCDTRNDVLSRDLTSVAKSGTCTVMTGTIVSPYTNATIAFVRGAATSALVQIDHVVPLANAWQTGAQQLSQAQRVSLANDPLNLLAVDGRSNEQKSDGDTATWLPANKAYRCHYVARQISVKATYGLWVTQAERDAMTRVLDTCPSEPALTSGFTPAPAPAPAPVVVAPVPAAPAPAPAPAAPAPAPVAPSDVYYENCTAVKAAGAAPIRAGDPGWQSKFDRDKDGVGCE, translated from the coding sequence ATGACGCCCGCACCACAGAAGCCCGCCACCCTCGAAGCGAAGATCAGGCGGTTCGTGGGCTCGCTCAGCATCCGCTCCCGGGTGATCGGCGGCGTCGCCGGGGTGCTGCTGGTCACTCTCGTCGCCGGCGGGGTCGCGGCCGCCACGCGCCCGGACGGCGGCCGGCTCGCAGACACGTCGGCGACGAGTTCGAGCTCGACACTGACCAGCTCGAGTTCGATCGTGAAGGCCACGGCCACGGCCACGCCCGCTGCGGCGGTGTTCACCGACGAATCGCCCGCAGACCCCGCGAGCGTCACCGCGGCCTCCGATGCCGCAACGGTTGCGATCACCGACACCTCGGCGACCAACGCCATCGCCGTCACCCTGCTCGCGACGCTCGCGGTCAAGGGCAAGGCGCCCAAGACCGGGTACGACCGGGTCGGCGATTTCGGCACCGCCTGGCTCGACGTCGACCGCAACGGCTGCGACACCCGCAACGACGTTCTGAGCCGCGACCTCACGAGCGTCGCCAAATCGGGAACGTGCACGGTCATGACCGGCACCATCGTCTCCCCCTACACGAACGCGACGATCGCCTTCGTGCGGGGAGCGGCGACATCCGCCCTCGTGCAGATCGACCACGTCGTGCCGCTCGCGAACGCCTGGCAGACCGGCGCGCAGCAGCTCAGCCAGGCGCAGCGCGTTTCGCTCGCCAACGATCCGCTCAACCTGCTCGCGGTCGACGGACGCTCCAACGAGCAGAAGAGCGACGGCGACACCGCAACCTGGCTCCCCGCGAACAAGGCATACCGGTGCCACTACGTCGCCAGGCAGATCTCGGTCAAGGCGACCTACGGCCTCTGGGTGACGCAGGCCGAACGGGATGCGATGACGCGCGTCCTCGACACCTGCCCCAGCGAGCCCGCCCTCACGTCCGGATTCACGCCGGCACCGGCACCCGCGCCAGCACCCGTCGTTGTCGCCCCGGTGCCCGCGGCGCCCGCTCCCGCCCCGGCCCCCGCCGCCCCTGCCCCAGCCCCGGTCGCGCCGTCCGACGTCTACTACGAGAACTGCACGGCCGTCAAGGCCGCCGGTGCCGCGCCGATCCGCGCGGGCGACCCGGGCTGGCAGTCCAAGTTCGACCGCGACAAAGACGGGGTCGGCTGCGAGTAG
- a CDS encoding nucleoside/nucleotide kinase family protein: MPTVIESTVDELAARVRRVLAGSADVAPRFLLGLCGAPGSGKSTLAAALVERLGAGTAVIVPMDGFHLATELIRGTPLAERRGAIDTFDPGSYLALLRRLRARDEDVVYAPSFRRGLEEPIAASIAVPRGVPVVITEGNYLLADAPVWRELRGELDAVWFVDTPDAVRLPRLIGRHVRFGRDAADAAAFARGSDQANADIIDRTRERADLILRLAD; this comes from the coding sequence GTGCCGACGGTAATCGAGTCCACGGTCGATGAACTCGCGGCGCGCGTGCGCCGGGTGCTCGCCGGGTCGGCCGACGTTGCGCCGCGCTTCCTGCTGGGGCTCTGCGGCGCGCCGGGCTCGGGCAAGTCAACGCTCGCGGCGGCGCTCGTCGAGCGGCTCGGAGCCGGGACCGCCGTGATCGTGCCGATGGACGGCTTCCACCTCGCGACCGAACTGATTCGCGGCACGCCGCTCGCCGAGCGCCGCGGCGCGATCGACACCTTCGATCCCGGCTCGTACCTGGCGCTGCTCCGCCGGCTCCGCGCCCGCGACGAGGACGTCGTCTACGCCCCCTCGTTCCGCCGCGGCCTCGAGGAGCCGATCGCGGCATCCATCGCCGTACCCCGCGGTGTGCCGGTGGTCATCACCGAGGGCAACTACCTGCTCGCCGATGCCCCGGTCTGGCGTGAGCTGCGCGGCGAACTCGACGCGGTCTGGTTCGTCGACACGCCCGACGCCGTGCGGTTGCCGCGGCTGATCGGCCGGCACGTGCGTTTCGGGCGCGACGCAGCGGATGCCGCGGCGTTCGCCCGCGGGAGCGACCAGGCCAACGCAGACATCATTGACCGCACTCGCGAGCGGGCCGACCTGATCCTGCGCCTCGCCGACTGA
- a CDS encoding helix-turn-helix domain-containing protein, whose amino-acid sequence MTTTDVHAARMNDICSGEGDDGRVVRDLLEHLGDKWTLLVVGMLESGPIRYSELKNRVPGISQRMLTLTLKKLERDGLVSRESFPEIPPRVEYELTPLGHTLLPPAIAFAAWAHDSSAEILARRAEFDARVTR is encoded by the coding sequence ATGACGACAACGGACGTACACGCCGCCCGGATGAACGACATCTGTTCGGGCGAGGGCGACGACGGACGGGTCGTGCGCGACCTGCTCGAGCACCTCGGCGACAAGTGGACCCTCCTCGTCGTGGGGATGCTGGAGAGCGGCCCGATCCGGTACTCCGAGCTCAAGAACCGGGTGCCCGGCATCTCCCAGCGAATGCTGACGCTCACCCTCAAAAAGCTCGAGCGCGACGGACTCGTGAGCCGGGAGAGCTTCCCGGAGATCCCGCCGCGGGTCGAATACGAACTCACGCCGCTCGGACACACGCTGCTCCCGCCTGCAATCGCGTTCGCGGCGTGGGCGCACGACAGTTCCGCCGAGATCCTCGCCCGGCGGGCCGAGTTCGACGCGCGGGTGACCCGGTGA
- a CDS encoding DoxX family protein: MTLALWITAVLLTVVYVMAGGIKVVRSKAQLQPMMPWVEDFTEPQVTVIGALGLLGALGVILPLATGIVPVFTPIAAIGLVLLQIGAITVHVRRGERSSLGVNVFLLVLAAAVAILGLLA, from the coding sequence ATGACTCTCGCCCTCTGGATCACAGCGGTCCTCCTCACCGTCGTCTACGTCATGGCCGGGGGTATCAAGGTCGTCCGCAGCAAGGCCCAACTGCAGCCGATGATGCCCTGGGTCGAGGACTTCACCGAGCCCCAGGTCACCGTGATCGGCGCGCTGGGCCTGCTCGGCGCCCTCGGCGTGATCCTGCCGCTCGCCACCGGCATCGTGCCCGTCTTCACTCCGATCGCCGCGATCGGACTCGTGCTGCTGCAGATCGGCGCCATCACTGTGCACGTGCGTCGCGGCGAGCGCTCCTCGCTCGGCGTCAACGTCTTCCTGCTCGTGCTCGCCGCCGCCGTCGCGATCCTGGGTCTCCTCGCCTGA
- a CDS encoding NAD(P)H-quinone oxidoreductase, translated as MRAILVPVPGGPDALTLSTVADLEVGPRDIRIRVAAAGVNRADVSQRQGYYPSPAGAPAWPGLEVSGIVTEVGIATTLFAVGDRVCALLAGGGYAADAVVHEELALPVPEAIDLVDAAALPEALATVWSNVFLAAGLQSGETLLVHGGASGIGTTAIQLARLAGARVAVTAGSREKLAVCRDLGADILIDYRSQDFPAEIDRATKGHGADVILDIMGGSYAARNIAALALDGRIMVIGNQSGQDAVFNPMYLMQKRGRYWGTTLRARPFAEKAAIIRALRTDAWPWLESGAFSPVIDSRYPFSEAASAHRRMEASAHVGKIVLVP; from the coding sequence ATGCGCGCAATTCTGGTACCCGTACCCGGAGGGCCCGACGCCCTCACCCTTTCGACCGTGGCCGACCTGGAGGTCGGGCCCAGGGACATCCGCATTCGGGTCGCCGCCGCCGGCGTCAACCGGGCGGATGTCTCCCAACGGCAGGGCTACTATCCCTCGCCCGCCGGGGCCCCGGCCTGGCCTGGCCTCGAGGTATCGGGGATCGTGACGGAGGTCGGCATCGCTACAACGCTCTTCGCCGTCGGTGACCGGGTCTGCGCACTGCTCGCGGGCGGCGGCTACGCGGCCGATGCCGTCGTGCACGAGGAACTCGCCCTGCCCGTGCCAGAAGCGATCGACCTCGTCGACGCGGCCGCGCTGCCCGAGGCGCTCGCGACGGTCTGGTCGAACGTGTTCCTCGCGGCCGGGCTGCAGAGCGGCGAGACCCTGCTCGTCCACGGCGGAGCGAGCGGAATCGGCACGACCGCGATCCAGCTGGCCCGGCTGGCCGGCGCGCGCGTCGCGGTCACGGCAGGCTCCCGCGAGAAGCTCGCGGTGTGCCGCGACCTCGGCGCAGACATCCTGATCGACTACCGCAGCCAGGACTTCCCGGCCGAGATCGACCGTGCCACAAAGGGGCACGGCGCCGACGTGATCCTCGACATCATGGGCGGCTCGTACGCGGCGCGCAATATCGCGGCGCTGGCGCTCGACGGGCGCATCATGGTGATCGGCAACCAGAGCGGCCAGGACGCCGTCTTCAACCCGATGTACCTCATGCAGAAGCGCGGCCGCTACTGGGGCACGACCCTGCGCGCCCGTCCGTTCGCCGAGAAGGCCGCGATCATCCGGGCCCTCCGCACGGATGCCTGGCCCTGGCTCGAATCCGGGGCCTTCAGTCCCGTGATCGACAGCCGGTACCCGTTCAGCGAGGCGGCGTCCGCGCACCGCCGGATGGAGGCATCCGCCCACGTGGGCAAGATCGTGCTCGTGCCCTGA
- a CDS encoding neutral zinc metallopeptidase, translating to MKLTSALRAIALMSVLAFAGGGAVTAIAADPGGGPAAASLAQGPTDDARPGGAMQVAVGPSPSGITPASTSGTPGIGGVPTVNIVGSSGTMKDFLVSVLGDVDAYWTGVWKDDGRPAPFVTYAFPAAGEVVPSMCAPGFSDDMSAYYCLYDDKITVSQSLAQKIWDGTLYANTDGTRTHDTGDFSVAYVVAHEYAHELQNEIGIFSTAGSIYPVYKIELHADCWAGVWAKAAEDEGLLDTGDIKEAGQTTLDLGDYAFDNPQHHGTPEQRNEAFLAGYDGGSEGSCDGWLNDTY from the coding sequence ATGAAACTCACGTCTGCTCTGCGTGCCATCGCCCTGATGTCGGTCCTCGCCTTCGCGGGAGGTGGCGCGGTGACCGCAATCGCCGCGGATCCGGGCGGCGGGCCTGCCGCGGCATCCCTTGCCCAGGGCCCCACAGACGACGCGAGACCGGGCGGGGCCATGCAGGTCGCCGTCGGCCCGTCGCCCTCCGGCATCACGCCGGCGAGCACCTCCGGCACGCCGGGGATCGGGGGCGTGCCGACGGTCAATATCGTGGGGTCGAGCGGAACGATGAAGGACTTCCTCGTGTCGGTGCTCGGCGACGTGGATGCCTACTGGACCGGCGTGTGGAAGGACGACGGGCGCCCGGCACCCTTCGTGACCTATGCCTTCCCCGCGGCGGGCGAAGTCGTGCCGTCGATGTGCGCACCAGGCTTCTCCGATGACATGAGCGCGTACTACTGCCTGTACGACGACAAGATCACGGTGTCCCAGAGCCTCGCCCAGAAGATCTGGGACGGCACCCTCTACGCGAACACCGACGGCACCAGGACGCATGACACCGGCGATTTCTCGGTGGCCTACGTGGTCGCGCACGAGTACGCGCACGAGCTGCAGAACGAAATCGGTATCTTCAGCACCGCCGGCTCGATCTACCCCGTCTACAAGATCGAGCTGCACGCCGACTGCTGGGCCGGGGTCTGGGCGAAGGCGGCGGAGGACGAGGGGCTCCTCGACACGGGCGACATCAAGGAGGCCGGCCAGACGACGCTCGACCTCGGCGACTACGCCTTCGACAACCCCCAGCACCACGGCACCCCCGAGCAGCGCAACGAGGCCTTCCTGGCGGGGTACGACGGCGGCAGCGAAGGGTCCTGCGACGGCTGGCTCAACGACACGTACTGA
- a CDS encoding NAD-glutamate dehydrogenase — protein sequence MSSKSSSELSTALSNTEPSTTEVFVADYYEHLGDDAREYDPATLRARAESHWQVALTRPPKTANIEIRTETDRSILYIVTDDMPFLVDSVNAELVRQHAAIHLVVHPLLVVTRNRETHELVRVTRMPVNVGVSSGDTSAMPDISHLLGNEEDSPHLESWIAIEIDRASVEARERLAEGIARVLHDVRAAVDDWPAMRSKSVQIADALGRLAHAEGIPDLAQARDLLHWLDQDNFTFLGYREYDLETVDGEDVLSIRDDSGLGLLRAVKDGHEIQHLTDAGRTMARERRALVITKANSRSSVHRPAYFDYIGIKSFDADGNVNGEQRFIGLFAVSAYTSSVRDVPILREKIDAVMNEVGFPPGSHSDKDLLGILETYPRDELFQIDVPTLVATAVAIQRLQERRRTRLFLRPDLFGRFMSALVYFPRDRYTTAVRLRIEKELTETFTAESLDFEARMTESTLARLFYRIRLPKTAAVGTADDVAALAAALEPRLAMAVRSWAEGITEQLHDTRLAHLWAEAFPPSYQVDYEVEDALVDISRFEEYAAGLKSAAARDAAASATGSPRPGVHVYLSPNAADRPAEDARVKLYMMEAQSLSQILPYFQNLGIEVLDEVPFEIETSDGREFFLYDLGLRYPAGVDPIGTGDLLADSFGAAVSGAIESDGLDRLVLREGMPWRRVVILRSYAKYLRQMGNINSYDFVGDTLLANPAVSGGLVDLFEARLDPARDEAERIRRTEEVRAQLAAAIEQVATLDADRVLRVLLNLIEATLRTNYFQNKPYLSIKLDPSRIEALPFPKPMFEIWVYSPRVEGVHLRFGMVARGGLRWSDRREDFRTEVLGLVKAQTVKNAVIVPTGAKGGFFAKKLPDPGVNRAAWLAEGIDAYKTFIRGMLDLTDNLVLTDAGEQVVPPANVVRHDDDDSYLVVAADKGTATFSDIANGLSAEYGFWLGDAFASGGSIGYDHKAMGITARGAWESVKRHFGELDLDTQTEEFTVVGIGDMSGDVFGNGMLLSEHIKLVAAFDHRHVFLDPNPDPAVSFAERRRLFELPRSSWADYDTSLISAGGGVFPRQAKVVPISAEVRGVLGLPENVTHLSPPELLRAILTAPADLLYNGGIGTYVKASTETAAQVGDKANDAIRVDGRDLRVKVVGEGGNLGLTQRGRIEAALAGVLLNTDAIDNSAGVDCSDHEVNIKIFVDRMLAAGRLSAQERPGFLAAMTDEVGRLVLEDNVDQNILLLNDRVKVASWSPSYERLMDALEASGDLKRELEALPTTTELHERIDHGQGLTSPELSVLAAYAKIELATALRDSDLADDPWFRGTLRRYFPRQLAERFDAELDTHPLRREIIATVVANDMINLGGVTFAFRAMEETSATPAAIARAFVALREIFELETMVAELSALPKSFPTEHWTAIHLDIRRLLDRAVRWQVNHGGSQPVAEVVAQHKPQIALVRAHLGDYVRGADQARLGSLLVKAEEWGLPSGLGHRWTQLFEAFALLDVVKIAAQSGEQLGDVASVYYTVYDRFGVDNLLERITALPRTDRWQALARAALRDDLYSTVADITRAVLEATDAGSAERRLLAWEALNAEKLARSRSVFDEVNALGQDDMASLSVAMRLLRSIVRR from the coding sequence ATGTCGTCAAAATCGTCGTCCGAACTGTCCACTGCGTTGTCGAACACCGAGCCGTCGACGACCGAGGTCTTCGTCGCCGACTACTACGAGCACCTCGGTGACGACGCCAGGGAGTACGACCCGGCTACGCTGCGCGCGCGGGCGGAGAGCCACTGGCAGGTCGCCCTCACCCGGCCGCCGAAGACCGCGAACATCGAGATCCGCACCGAAACCGATCGCAGCATCCTCTACATCGTCACCGACGACATGCCGTTCCTCGTCGACTCGGTCAACGCCGAACTGGTCCGCCAGCACGCGGCCATCCACCTCGTCGTGCACCCCCTGCTCGTCGTCACCCGCAACCGGGAGACCCACGAGCTCGTCAGAGTCACCCGCATGCCCGTCAACGTGGGCGTCTCGAGCGGCGACACCTCCGCGATGCCCGACATCTCCCACCTGCTCGGCAACGAGGAGGACTCGCCGCATCTCGAGTCATGGATCGCGATCGAGATCGACCGCGCGAGCGTCGAAGCCCGCGAGCGCCTGGCCGAGGGGATCGCGCGGGTGCTCCACGACGTGCGGGCCGCCGTGGACGACTGGCCGGCGATGCGCTCGAAGTCCGTGCAGATCGCCGACGCACTCGGGAGGCTGGCGCACGCAGAGGGCATCCCCGACCTGGCGCAGGCCAGGGACTTGCTGCACTGGCTCGACCAGGACAACTTCACCTTCCTCGGCTACCGGGAATACGACCTCGAGACCGTCGACGGCGAGGACGTTCTCTCCATTCGCGACGACAGTGGGCTCGGCCTGTTGCGCGCAGTCAAAGACGGGCACGAGATCCAGCACCTCACGGATGCCGGGCGCACGATGGCCCGCGAACGGCGCGCCCTCGTGATCACCAAGGCCAATTCCCGCTCGAGCGTGCACCGCCCCGCCTACTTCGATTACATCGGCATCAAGAGCTTCGACGCGGACGGCAATGTCAACGGGGAGCAGCGCTTCATCGGCCTCTTCGCCGTGAGCGCGTACACGAGCTCCGTGCGTGACGTACCGATCCTGCGCGAGAAGATCGATGCCGTCATGAACGAGGTCGGTTTCCCTCCGGGCTCGCACAGCGACAAGGACCTGCTCGGCATCCTCGAGACCTACCCGCGCGACGAGCTCTTCCAGATCGACGTGCCCACCCTTGTCGCCACGGCCGTCGCCATCCAGCGACTGCAGGAACGCCGGCGGACCCGGCTTTTCCTGCGCCCGGACCTGTTCGGCCGCTTCATGTCCGCCCTCGTCTACTTCCCCCGCGACCGGTACACGACGGCGGTGCGCCTCCGGATCGAGAAGGAACTGACCGAGACGTTCACCGCGGAATCCCTCGACTTCGAGGCCCGCATGACGGAGTCCACCCTCGCCCGCCTGTTCTACCGGATCCGCCTGCCGAAGACGGCCGCGGTCGGAACGGCCGACGACGTCGCTGCGCTCGCCGCGGCACTCGAACCCCGCCTGGCCATGGCCGTGCGGTCCTGGGCGGAGGGGATCACCGAGCAGCTGCACGACACCAGGCTCGCGCACCTCTGGGCCGAGGCCTTCCCGCCGAGCTACCAGGTCGACTATGAAGTCGAGGACGCCCTCGTCGATATCAGCAGGTTCGAGGAATACGCCGCCGGCCTGAAGAGCGCGGCCGCGCGGGATGCCGCGGCATCCGCGACGGGTTCGCCCCGCCCGGGGGTGCACGTCTACCTCTCCCCGAACGCCGCCGACCGGCCCGCCGAAGACGCCAGGGTGAAGCTCTACATGATGGAGGCGCAGAGCCTCAGCCAGATCCTGCCGTACTTCCAGAACCTCGGCATCGAGGTTCTCGACGAGGTGCCCTTCGAGATCGAGACCTCCGACGGGCGCGAGTTCTTCCTCTACGACCTCGGCCTGCGCTACCCGGCGGGCGTCGACCCGATCGGCACCGGCGACCTGCTCGCCGACTCCTTCGGCGCGGCGGTCAGCGGGGCCATCGAGTCAGACGGACTCGACCGCCTGGTCCTCCGCGAAGGCATGCCCTGGCGCCGCGTGGTCATCCTCCGCAGCTACGCCAAATACCTGCGCCAGATGGGCAACATCAACTCCTACGACTTCGTCGGCGACACCCTGCTCGCCAACCCCGCGGTCTCTGGCGGGCTCGTGGACCTCTTCGAGGCCCGGTTAGACCCCGCGCGGGACGAGGCCGAACGCATCCGTCGCACCGAGGAGGTGCGCGCGCAGCTCGCCGCGGCCATCGAACAGGTCGCCACCCTCGACGCCGACCGGGTTCTGCGTGTGCTGCTGAACCTCATCGAGGCGACGCTGCGCACGAACTACTTCCAGAACAAGCCCTACCTGAGTATCAAGCTCGACCCGAGCCGCATCGAGGCGCTGCCGTTCCCGAAGCCGATGTTCGAGATCTGGGTGTACTCGCCGCGTGTCGAGGGCGTGCACCTGCGCTTCGGCATGGTCGCCCGCGGCGGGCTGCGCTGGTCGGACCGGCGCGAAGACTTCCGCACCGAGGTGCTCGGCCTCGTCAAGGCGCAGACGGTCAAGAACGCCGTGATCGTGCCGACCGGCGCCAAGGGCGGGTTCTTCGCGAAGAAGCTGCCGGATCCCGGTGTCAACCGGGCCGCCTGGCTGGCCGAAGGCATCGACGCCTACAAGACCTTCATCCGGGGCATGCTCGACCTGACCGACAACCTCGTGCTGACGGATGCCGGTGAGCAGGTCGTACCCCCGGCGAACGTCGTGCGCCACGACGACGACGACTCCTACCTCGTGGTCGCCGCAGACAAGGGCACCGCCACATTCTCCGACATCGCCAACGGCCTCTCCGCCGAATACGGCTTCTGGCTCGGCGACGCCTTCGCCTCCGGCGGCTCGATCGGCTACGACCACAAGGCCATGGGCATCACGGCCCGCGGCGCCTGGGAATCGGTCAAGCGCCACTTCGGTGAGCTCGACCTCGACACCCAGACCGAGGAATTCACCGTCGTCGGGATCGGCGACATGTCCGGCGACGTCTTCGGCAACGGGATGCTGCTCTCCGAGCACATCAAGCTCGTCGCGGCCTTCGACCACCGGCACGTGTTCCTCGACCCGAACCCCGACCCGGCCGTGTCCTTCGCCGAGCGGCGCCGGCTCTTCGAACTGCCCCGGTCCTCCTGGGCGGACTACGACACGAGCCTGATCAGCGCAGGAGGCGGGGTGTTCCCGCGGCAGGCCAAGGTGGTCCCGATCTCGGCTGAGGTGCGCGGCGTCCTCGGACTGCCAGAGAACGTCACGCACCTGAGCCCGCCGGAACTGCTCCGCGCCATCCTCACGGCACCCGCCGACCTGCTCTACAACGGCGGCATCGGCACTTACGTCAAGGCGAGCACCGAAACCGCGGCGCAGGTCGGCGACAAGGCGAACGACGCCATCCGTGTCGACGGCCGCGACCTGCGCGTCAAGGTGGTCGGCGAGGGCGGCAACCTCGGCCTCACCCAGCGCGGTCGCATCGAGGCCGCCCTCGCCGGGGTGCTGCTCAACACCGACGCGATCGACAACTCCGCAGGCGTGGACTGCTCCGACCACGAGGTCAACATCAAGATCTTCGTCGACCGGATGCTCGCGGCCGGCCGGCTCAGCGCCCAAGAGCGCCCCGGGTTCCTCGCCGCGATGACGGACGAGGTCGGCCGGCTGGTCCTGGAAGACAACGTCGACCAGAACATCCTGCTGCTGAACGACCGGGTCAAGGTCGCGAGCTGGAGCCCGAGTTACGAACGCCTGATGGACGCGCTCGAGGCGTCCGGTGACCTGAAGCGCGAGCTCGAGGCATTGCCGACCACCACAGAGCTGCACGAACGGATCGACCACGGCCAGGGGCTCACCTCGCCAGAGCTCTCGGTGCTCGCCGCCTACGCCAAGATCGAGCTCGCGACCGCGCTCCGGGACAGCGACCTCGCGGACGACCCCTGGTTCCGCGGCACCCTGCGCCGGTACTTCCCGCGCCAGCTCGCCGAACGCTTCGACGCCGAGCTCGACACGCATCCGCTGCGCCGGGAGATCATCGCGACCGTCGTCGCGAACGACATGATCAACCTCGGGGGAGTGACCTTCGCCTTCCGTGCCATGGAGGAGACCAGCGCGACTCCGGCCGCGATCGCCCGGGCGTTCGTCGCGCTCCGGGAGATCTTCGAGCTCGAGACCATGGTCGCCGAGCTGAGCGCCCTGCCGAAGTCGTTCCCGACGGAGCACTGGACGGCGATCCACCTCGACATCCGCCGGCTGCTCGACCGGGCCGTGCGCTGGCAGGTCAACCACGGCGGGTCGCAACCGGTCGCCGAGGTCGTGGCGCAGCACAAGCCGCAGATCGCGCTCGTCCGCGCGCACCTGGGCGACTACGTGCGCGGCGCCGACCAGGCCCGGCTCGGGTCGCTGCTGGTCAAGGCGGAGGAGTGGGGCCTGCCCTCCGGCCTCGGCCACCGCTGGACCCAACTCTTCGAGGCCTTCGCCCTGCTCGACGTCGTGAAGATCGCGGCGCAGTCCGGGGAACAGCTCGGGGATGTCGCCTCCGTCTATTACACCGTCTACGACCGGTTCGGCGTGGACAACCTGCTCGAGCGCATCACCGCGCTGCCGCGCACGGACCGCTGGCAGGCCCTCGCCCGCGCGGCCCTGCGCGACGACCTGTACTCGACGGTCGCCGACATCACCAGGGCCGTGCTCGAGGCGACGGATGCGGGAAGTGCGGAGCGCCGTCTCCTCGCCTGGGAGGCACTCAACGCCGAAAAGCTCGCCCGCTCACGCAGCGTGTTCGACGAGGTCAACGCCCTCGGCCAGGACGACATGGCCTCGCTCTCGGTGGCGATGCGGCTGCTGCGCTCCATCGTGCGCCGCTAG
- a CDS encoding IclR family transcriptional regulator: MSATLIDGSHTSGEADEPAKDSAARKLLRVLEAVSNPGETHRLSDLVRETGLSKTSVFRLLSELVDDGYVSRTADGAYTPGRALRLLGLRLTASTEDSDRVRTRLQRLQQDVHSTIHFALRTGDWATYVEKIEDTAQPIRMASRVGAQIPLHSTAIGKSVLAYLPESAVRRYAANTGLPRRTDNTITDVNRLLADGELVRNRGYSIDDEENEEHIRCMATPVFDTRHNLLGGIGITTIAPLVTQEKLESYAPLLLTAARDIMSLV, from the coding sequence ATGTCAGCGACTTTGATCGACGGATCTCACACTTCGGGCGAGGCCGACGAGCCCGCGAAGGACAGCGCAGCCCGCAAACTGCTGCGCGTGCTCGAAGCCGTATCGAACCCGGGCGAAACGCACCGGCTGAGCGACCTGGTTAGGGAGACCGGCCTGTCGAAGACGAGCGTGTTCCGTCTGCTGTCCGAACTCGTCGACGACGGCTACGTCAGCCGCACGGCGGACGGCGCGTACACACCCGGACGCGCGCTTCGGCTGCTCGGCCTGCGCCTGACTGCCAGCACGGAGGATTCGGACCGAGTGCGCACCCGGTTGCAGCGCCTCCAGCAGGACGTGCACAGCACCATCCACTTCGCCCTCCGCACCGGCGACTGGGCCACCTACGTTGAGAAGATCGAGGACACCGCGCAGCCGATCCGGATGGCGTCCCGCGTCGGCGCCCAGATCCCGTTGCACTCGACCGCGATCGGCAAGTCTGTTCTGGCCTACCTGCCCGAGAGCGCGGTGCGGCGGTACGCCGCCAACACCGGGCTGCCGCGGCGCACCGACAACACCATCACGGACGTCAACCGTTTGCTCGCCGACGGTGAGCTTGTACGCAATCGCGGCTACTCGATCGACGACGAGGAGAACGAGGAGCACATCCGCTGCATGGCGACGCCCGTTTTCGACACCCGGCACAATCTGCTGGGCGGAATCGGCATCACCACAATCGCACCTTTGGTGACGCAGGAGAAACTCGAGTCATACGCCCCCCTGCTCCTCACCGCGGCGCGCGACATCATGTCCCTCGTCTAG